In Acinetobacter wanghuae, the sequence AGGTAAATTTAAAGATGTTGCGGTGAAAGGGTCAACTGAAAAATACAATATCTTGCCTGAGTTCATCGAACATTTGATGACGTACATCGAACCTGCAAAAATCAGCCCATTAAAGTTGGTTGTCAATGCAGGCAACGGTGCAGCAGGTCACGTGATTGATGCCATTGAAGAAAAATTTAAAGCACTCAGTGTGCCTGTCAAGTTTATTAAAATTCATCACGAGGCTGATGGTACTTTCCCCAATGGTATTCCCAACCCACTATTAGTTGAAAACCGTGATAGCACACGTAATGCAGTCCTTGAGCATGGGGCTGACATGGGCTTAGCTTGGGATGGTGACTTTGATCGTTGTTTCTTATTCGATGAAAAAGGTCAGTTTATTGAAGGCTATTATATTGTCGGCTTATTGGCTCAAGCCTTCTTACTGAAACAATCTGGCGAAAAAATTGTGCATGATCCTCGCCTTGTTTGGAATACTTTTGATGTTGTCGAGCAATACCAAGGTGAAGCGATCCAATCAAAATCTGGTCACTCTTTTATTAAAGAAAAAATGCGTGAACGCAATGCTGTTTACGGCGGGGAAATGAGCGCCCATCATTACTTCCGTGACTTTGCATATTGCGATAGCGGTATGATTCCTTGGTTATTGGCTGTTTCTGTTCTTTCAGAAACTCAGAAACCACTCTCTTCGCTGGTTGAAGAAATGATTGAAAAATTCCCTTGTTCAGGTGAAATCAACTTCAAGGTCGAAGATACTCAAGTGACAATTCAAAAAATCTTCGATCATTTTACCGATCAAAAACCAACAATTGATAAAACGGATGGTGTAAGTTTAGATTTTGGCGCTTGGCGCTTAAATGTTCGTGCTTCAAATACTGAGCCACTTCTACGTTTAAATATTGAAAGTCGTAAAGATCAAAATCCAAAACCAATTCAAACATATGTGGATGAATTAACTCAATTGATTCAAGCTTAATAATTAGATTAATTTATAGAAAAAAGAGCCTTTAAGGCTCTTTTTTCTATTGGCAAATTAGACTCAATGTTTAAACAAAGTACTATCCAACGGGATTTCAATGCCTACTGATGCACCCGTATCACGCCCATGTAAATCTGAATCACTGACCCAAGCCTTAATTTCCAAAGGAAGTGTTGGTTTAAGGTAATGTGTCCAAGTCAAATCTAAAGCTTTAATTTCATCTTTATTGGGGAAAGCTTCATTAATAGATAGATTCGACTGATTCACTGTAGCGAAAAGTGCTCGCCCACTTAATCGATTTATAAGGTCGATACGAATATTCCCACCAATTGAATACATTTCACTATCTCCCCCTAAGCTATGCCCCAGTGGGAAACCATGTTGATAATAACCATCCTTATAATCACCATGACTATATGTGTATCCCCAAACTTCTCTATTAGTACGAGTATCAGCTAATTCTAAATACAATTGAAATGGTAATTTTCCAAGCTCAGAGGAGTAATCCACACCTAATAAATAAAATTTCCTAGATGGTAGATACCCAGCCTCATCCTCGCCAATCAATTGACCATAAATTCCTAAAGGCAAATCAATTAGGTGCTTAAGATTTAGTTTTATATCAATACCTGCAAGTTGATTGGATTTATCTAAAGCGCGGTCATCGAAATTATCATTTCCTTTAATGGCCTCCCACAAACCACTTAAACTTTCATCTTTACCATCTCCTCCCCACTGAAGAATCCTAGATGCTCCTATTTCTAGATATGGGCGTGGTTGCATTGTTAAACGTAAACCAAGTAATTTTGCATTGGGAATAGCCTCATAATTATCTAATTGACCGGCAAAAATTTGATATTGCCAATCACCAATCCAAGAGAGCCACTTCGTTTCAAAAGCCTTTTGCTCAGCTCTTTGCATCGTTAAGCCATACACTGGACGACTGGCATCGCCTCGAATCAAACTGCCTTCATACCCTGGACCCCAATATGTCGGAATTTGCCCTGCAATTAACCACTGATTCCGTAGTTTTCCAGCAATATAAGAGCCTTCGATATTAATATCATGACCATGATCTATCACTTGATCTTTTTCGGCATTAACCTTTAATCTTGCATCCCAATGCGCTTGTCCTGCATTTAATTCAACACCGGCAACGTATTGCGCTTT encodes:
- a CDS encoding phosphohexomutase domain-containing protein; translated protein: MTLTCFKAYDIRGKLGTELNEEIAYKIGRAYGEIYQPKKIVVGCDVRLTSEDLKQATIKGLNDAGVDVLDLGMTGTEEVYFGAFHLDVQGGIEITASHNPMDYNGMKLVRENARPISADTGLKEIRLLAESGKFKDVAVKGSTEKYNILPEFIEHLMTYIEPAKISPLKLVVNAGNGAAGHVIDAIEEKFKALSVPVKFIKIHHEADGTFPNGIPNPLLVENRDSTRNAVLEHGADMGLAWDGDFDRCFLFDEKGQFIEGYYIVGLLAQAFLLKQSGEKIVHDPRLVWNTFDVVEQYQGEAIQSKSGHSFIKEKMRERNAVYGGEMSAHHYFRDFAYCDSGMIPWLLAVSVLSETQKPLSSLVEEMIEKFPCSGEINFKVEDTQVTIQKIFDHFTDQKPTIDKTDGVSLDFGAWRLNVRASNTEPLLRLNIESRKDQNPKPIQTYVDELTQLIQA
- a CDS encoding capsule assembly Wzi family protein, with amino-acid sequence MAQGIVLNNEELRTDLNWLNQQGVIQISTSTWPLSGDEIERALNHAKVLNNTQQKVIDSVKAVLNKENTAVKFDLSIASDQAYSPQQFGTNAKAQYVAGVELNAGQAHWDARLKVNAEKDQVIDHGHDINIEGSYIAGKLRNQWLIAGQIPTYWGPGYEGSLIRGDASRPVYGLTMQRAEQKAFETKWLSWIGDWQYQIFAGQLDNYEAIPNAKLLGLRLTMQPRPYLEIGASRILQWGGDGKDESLSGLWEAIKGNDNFDDRALDKSNQLAGIDIKLNLKHLIDLPLGIYGQLIGEDEAGYLPSRKFYLLGVDYSSELGKLPFQLYLELADTRTNREVWGYTYSHGDYKDGYYQHGFPLGHSLGGDSEMYSIGGNIRIDLINRLSGRALFATVNQSNLSINEAFPNKDEIKALDLTWTHYLKPTLPLEIKAWVSDSDLHGRDTGASVGIEIPLDSTLFKH